The Toxoplasma gondii ME49 chromosome XII, whole genome shotgun sequence genome includes a region encoding these proteins:
- a CDS encoding hypothetical protein (encoded by transcript TGME49_249510~Signal peptide predicted by SignalP 2.0 HMM (probability 0.988) with cleavage site probability 0.614 at residue 26~Predicted trans-membrane domain (TMHMM2.0):6-24), with protein MNVKSWGMVLFLVLVAIATGPNQIEAKGFRAAMKNLFGRLFGKKPQQQEEAEVPAEEKGEGTVTAYQGSVRHSGTAPNHRAMSYETRPSFNLLYGDLGRYGSEDVITELEAGFHNFAANLYQGQVMMRAALSRLATAVKRVVLPIAGDHATNLWYIRQRTVNLYFDSRALALRCLYIAYFPIPATSFRDTRDIAYRKRKLLHFLGTYYMLDARLTLLIRFMKGLLSTVAEVFMAQKGTKYNAMGQVIQTSGLYLVDGFTLLLETLAGLKEAVVSSLVFPHPRERVYRALHRTGLNSHHILNAAKSAIDTSVEFRRGQIGQIAGTEKHEDTSAF; from the exons ATGAACGTGAAGTCGTGGGGGATGGTTttgtttctcgtcctcgttGCAATTGCAACAGGACCTAACCAGATAGAGGCTAAAGGCTTCAGAGCTGCAATGAAAAATT TGTTCGGCCGGCTTTTCGGAAAAAAACCCCagcagcaggaagaagccgaagtTCCCgctgaggaaaaaggagagggcACTGTGACTGCGTACCAAGGATCGGTGCGGCACAGCGGGACAGCGCCAAACCACAGAGCGATGAGCTATGAGACAAGACCCTCTTTTAATCTTTTGTACGGGGATCTCGGCCGGTACGGCTCGGAAGACGTCATAACAGAGTTGGAAGCGGGTTTCCACAATTTTGCCGCGAACTTGTATCAAGGTCAAGTGATGATGCGAGCAGCTCTATCTCGATTGGCGACGGCAGTGAAAAGAGTGGTGCTGCCAATTGCTGGTGACCATGCGACGAATCTGTGGTACATCCGGCAGCGCACCGTCAACCTGTATTTCGACAGTCGAGCGCTAGCATTGCGGTGCCTGTACATCGCGTACTTCCCAATTCCTGCCACCTCGTTCAGGGACACAAGAGATATCGCCTACCGAAAAAGAAAGTTACTCCACTTTCTTGGCACGTACTACATGCTAGATGCCCGGCTCACGCTTCTCATTCGCTTCATGAAGGGTCTCTTGTCGACAGTTGCAGAAGTCTTCATGGCGCAGAAAGGAACCAAATATAACGCGATGGGGCAGGTTATCCAGACAAGCGGCTTGTATTTGGTAGACGGATTCACTCTGTTGTTAGAGACGTTGGCAGGCCTGAAGGAGGCAGTTGTgtcgtctctcgttttccctcATCCCCGGGAGAGGGTGTATCGGGCACTGCATCGGACGGGTTTGAATTCACATCATATTTTGAACGCCGCGAAGAGTGCCATTGATACAAGTGTTGAGTTCCGCCGCGGGCAGATCGGGCAAATAGCTGGAACGGAGAAGCATGAGGATACTTCCGCGTTTTGA
- a CDS encoding hypothetical protein (encoded by transcript TGME49_249520~Signal peptide predicted by SignalP 2.0 HMM (probability 0.951) with cleavage site probability 0.402 at residue 17) gives MRITFCSIVCFAVYASGAFLLHDGIPSKAANVTDKRTTTQTMGDMLNERRLASSHRHTPGGFVDKTLHPKRYDKFVKMHFRSTERGAERSPAGEASRKETHKGTSASEDCAEEEKQIDAAEQKVQDARAQLEKHHREPAQKKAEHLQDRAKKISREAEEEEEAEEEAEEHHDSEAESNSHDVFLRTPRT, from the exons ATGCGCATCACTTTCTGTAGCATCGTGTGCTTCGCAGTGTACGCGTCTGGAGCATTCTTGCTTCATGATGGCATACCGTCTAAAGCTGCGAACGTGACTGACAAGCGCACTACTACACAGACTATGGGCGACATGCTGAACGAGAGAAGGCTAGCGTCCTCTCACAGACACACCCCTGGTGGCTTTGTCGACAAAACCCTTCACCCAAAACGATATGATAAATTCGTTAAGATGCACTTCAGAAGCACGGAAA GAGGCGCGGAACGCAGTCCAGCTGGAGAGGCAAGCCGCAAGGAAACGCATAAAGGAACGTCTGCTTCAGAGGACtgtgcagaagaggaaaaacaaataGATGCAGCGGAGCAAAAAGTTCAGGATGCTCGTGCTCAGCTCGAGAAGCATCACAGAGAACcggcgcagaagaaggcagagcaTCTGCAAGACCGGGCTAAAAAGATATCgagggaggcggaggaggaggaggaagcagaggaagaggcggaggagcACCACGACAGTGAAGCAGAATCAAACTCACACGATGTGTTCTTACGCACTCCACGGACTTGA